A region of Candidatus Nezhaarchaeota archaeon DNA encodes the following proteins:
- a CDS encoding HIT domain-containing protein: MERNVLWAPWRMEYVSNVASHQSGCFLCTKPSEGRDEENLILHRGRACFIILNAYPYNTGHLLIAPYAHKPSLVDLSDEELLDLMKCTSLGLKVLGEAFRPDGFNVGLNLGRCAGAGLEGHVHVHVVPRWIGDTNFMPVIANTKVLPELLSSTYSRLKGALAKAARLN; this comes from the coding sequence TTGGAGCGTAATGTTCTGTGGGCCCCTTGGAGAATGGAGTACGTGTCTAACGTCGCCTCGCACCAAAGTGGCTGCTTTCTATGCACTAAGCCCTCTGAGGGTAGGGACGAGGAGAACCTAATTCTCCACAGGGGCAGGGCCTGCTTCATCATACTGAACGCCTACCCGTACAACACCGGCCACTTATTAATTGCCCCCTACGCCCATAAGCCTAGCCTAGTGGACTTGAGCGACGAGGAGCTCCTAGACCTAATGAAGTGCACCTCCCTAGGCTTAAAGGTACTAGGCGAGGCCTTTAGGCCCGATGGCTTCAACGTAGGCCTAAACCTAGGCCGCTGCGCGGGGGCTGGGCTGGAGGGCCACGTCCACGTACACGTGGTCCCTAGGTGGATTGGAGACACTAACTTCATGCCCGTCATAGCTAACACCAAGGTCCTACCCGAGCTACTTTCTAGCACTTACTCTAGGCTTAAGGGGGCTTTAGCTAAGGCTGCGCGACTTAACTAG
- a CDS encoding phosphoribosyltransferase family protein, producing the protein MERPEVEATRRKEEDLKFRLMVVEKLRLLKKSYSYSELAKKLGKPETVLCRYVKGDVLPGRDTAKELWEAISKFESFAEVLKRRLRFDSYGYADITSIIYDPHLLLQAGIEASLRFAGRRLTKVMTAAVNGIPLATSVALYLEVPLVVAKQTKDAGVEEFIEEVYPSGSSATLMTLYVPKDSLTAKDDVLIVDDLIRTGRTVQALVSLVKKARANPVGVFALLAFGEPWKKALESLPCPVEVALQLPVSKEPP; encoded by the coding sequence ATGGAGAGGCCTGAGGTGGAGGCTACGAGGAGGAAGGAGGAGGACTTAAAGTTCAGGCTAATGGTAGTTGAGAAGCTGAGGCTACTGAAGAAAAGCTACTCGTACAGCGAGCTAGCTAAGAAGCTAGGGAAGCCTGAGACTGTGCTATGCCGCTACGTTAAGGGGGACGTGCTGCCGGGCAGAGATACTGCCAAGGAGCTTTGGGAGGCTATTAGTAAGTTTGAGAGCTTTGCCGAAGTGCTGAAGAGGAGGCTTAGGTTCGATAGCTACGGCTACGCCGACATCACCTCGATAATCTACGACCCCCACCTACTCCTCCAAGCGGGCATCGAGGCCTCGCTGAGGTTTGCCGGTAGGAGGCTAACTAAGGTGATGACCGCCGCGGTCAACGGGATCCCCCTAGCTACCTCGGTAGCCCTATACCTAGAAGTCCCCCTGGTGGTAGCTAAGCAGACGAAGGACGCTGGGGTCGAGGAGTTTATAGAGGAGGTCTACCCCTCAGGCAGCTCAGCGACGCTGATGACGCTGTACGTACCTAAGGACTCGCTGACGGCTAAGGACGACGTCCTCATAGTAGACGACTTAATAAGGACGGGGAGGACTGTTCAAGCCCTAGTGAGCTTAGTTAAGAAGGCTAGGGCAAACCCAGTCGGGGTCTTCGCCCTCCTAGCCTTCGGGGAGCCTTGGAAGAAGGCCCTGGAGAGCCTACCGTGCCCAGTTGAAGTAGCGCTCCAGCTCCCAGTCTCCAAGGAGCCTCCCTAA
- a CDS encoding serine/threonine protein phosphatase: MPAPVDLIEEAYSIEAEGLIGLAEEARLSQLKARGQGGLGSFRVAGGLVKLPSEGELVVIGDLHGDLHSLSFILEDSEAISRGLTLLFLGDYGDRGLHSIEVYYVILRLLCSHPGRVVLLRGNHEGPADLIAHPHDLPLMAKRRFGSRGAEVYRAIRALFDTLWVAAVAEGRYAFLHGGAPTNIESLEQLERADVEHPRSDVLEQVLWNDPVEWIEGSAPSPRGAGYVFGRRVSERFLSVVKARALIRAHEPCDEGVEVRHGGLVLTLFSRKGPPYANNRAAYLKLRLGDPPLDAYQLAARAVRF, from the coding sequence ATGCCTGCCCCGGTAGACTTAATCGAGGAGGCCTACTCTATCGAAGCTGAGGGCCTAATAGGCCTGGCTGAAGAGGCTAGGCTTAGCCAGCTTAAGGCTAGGGGCCAGGGGGGCCTAGGTAGCTTTAGGGTAGCGGGTGGCTTAGTTAAGCTGCCTAGTGAAGGTGAGCTAGTAGTTATCGGAGACCTCCACGGGGACCTCCACAGCCTATCTTTCATACTCGAGGACTCGGAGGCTATTAGTAGAGGGCTTACTCTACTCTTCCTCGGCGACTACGGTGATCGAGGGCTCCACTCAATAGAAGTCTACTACGTAATCCTGAGGCTACTGTGCAGCCACCCCGGCCGCGTAGTTTTGCTTAGAGGTAACCACGAGGGCCCGGCTGACTTAATAGCTCACCCGCACGACCTGCCGCTAATGGCTAAGAGGAGGTTTGGCTCAAGGGGGGCGGAGGTCTATAGGGCTATTCGAGCCCTCTTCGACACCCTATGGGTAGCGGCTGTGGCTGAAGGTCGGTACGCCTTCCTCCACGGAGGGGCGCCGACCAATATTGAGTCGCTGGAGCAGCTGGAGAGGGCTGACGTAGAGCACCCCCGCAGCGATGTGCTGGAACAAGTCCTGTGGAACGACCCCGTAGAGTGGATCGAGGGCTCAGCTCCTTCTCCTAGAGGGGCCGGCTACGTCTTCGGTAGGAGGGTGAGTGAGCGCTTCTTAAGCGTAGTGAAGGCCAGGGCCCTCATTAGGGCCCACGAGCCTTGCGACGAGGGGGTTGAAGTTAGACACGGAGGCCTAGTCTTAACCCTATTCTCTAGGAAGGGCCCTCCCTACGCAAATAACAGAGCTGCCTACTTAAAGCTGAGGCTAGGCGACCCTCCTCTAGACGCCTACCAGCTTGCAGCTAGAGCCGTCAGATTCTAA